One window of Bacillus sp. FJAT-45350 genomic DNA carries:
- a CDS encoding amphi-Trp domain-containing protein, whose translation MNEQNPLVTNTLIKYKEKQSIEELANFLETIAKKLKENKEFTLVQNGEEVTVQPSAMVKTEIEYTQKGDKHSFEFEFDWVEGEARNDGKMEIK comes from the coding sequence ATGAACGAACAAAATCCATTAGTAACAAATACACTAATTAAGTATAAAGAAAAACAGTCAATAGAAGAGCTTGCAAATTTCCTTGAAACAATCGCGAAAAAGTTAAAAGAAAATAAAGAATTTACGTTAGTTCAAAATGGGGAAGAAGTTACGGTTCAACCAAGCGCTATGGTAAAAACTGAAATCGAATATACTCAAAAGGGTGACAAGCATTCCTTTGAATTTGAGTTTGACTGGGTTGAAGGAGAAGCGAGAAACGATGGTAAGATGGAGATAAAATAA
- the rpoN gene encoding RNA polymerase factor sigma-54: MKMDFGLYQQQTTSLYMTQQLRQAISLLQLSTLDLVTFVKEQAIENPLIELNDEMPQESGTTVIDREEISQDARPYEGDIQPSPFDFICNGRIGLTEHLINQIRLLPLKKKEIPFVEYIALSVSDDGYIHRTVEELAEELHLSVEETEKCLGIIQSLEPVGVGSRNLQECLLIQLRHREERNFLTEIIVEDYLDLLAEKRWKEISKSLSVTMHEIQEVYDEIQQLEPRPGSNFGNEPTKFIIPDVSIELVEGELIVIVNDDYLPTISMSREYRHMLKGKGKTEEVQFVKDKYEHMQWLVKSIQQRQQTLYRVTQAIVKHQREFFFHGAESLKPMTLKQIAEELDIHESTVSRTTTNKYAQTPRGLLELKYFFSSSLANEEKSTVFIKELIKDMVRDEDKRKPLSDQKIVKKLLEEQNIHISRRAIAKYREELNIPSSSKRKRFE; encoded by the coding sequence ATGAAAATGGATTTTGGCTTATATCAACAGCAAACAACAAGCCTTTATATGACGCAACAATTACGCCAAGCCATTTCGTTATTGCAGCTCTCTACACTAGATTTAGTTACATTTGTTAAGGAACAGGCGATTGAAAATCCTCTTATTGAATTAAACGATGAGATGCCTCAAGAGAGTGGTACAACAGTTATTGATAGAGAGGAAATAAGTCAGGATGCGAGACCCTATGAAGGGGACATTCAACCGTCACCCTTTGATTTTATCTGTAATGGTAGAATTGGTTTAACGGAGCACCTTATAAACCAGATTCGATTATTACCATTAAAGAAAAAGGAAATTCCGTTCGTAGAGTATATTGCTTTAAGTGTTTCAGATGATGGGTATATACATCGAACAGTAGAAGAGTTGGCAGAGGAATTACATTTATCAGTTGAGGAAACAGAGAAGTGTTTGGGAATTATACAATCTCTAGAACCAGTAGGTGTGGGCTCACGCAATTTACAAGAGTGTTTGTTAATTCAATTAAGGCATCGGGAGGAAAGAAACTTTCTAACAGAAATCATTGTTGAAGACTATTTAGATTTATTAGCGGAGAAAAGGTGGAAAGAAATTTCAAAAAGTTTATCCGTTACAATGCATGAGATACAAGAGGTATACGATGAAATTCAACAATTGGAACCGAGGCCTGGTTCCAATTTTGGAAATGAACCGACGAAATTTATTATTCCTGATGTGTCAATTGAACTTGTAGAAGGTGAGCTTATTGTCATAGTTAATGACGATTACTTACCGACGATTTCAATGAGTCGAGAGTATCGCCATATGTTAAAGGGGAAGGGAAAAACTGAGGAAGTTCAATTTGTGAAGGATAAGTATGAGCATATGCAATGGCTTGTAAAGAGTATTCAGCAACGTCAACAAACACTTTATCGAGTGACGCAAGCGATTGTAAAACACCAGCGTGAATTTTTCTTTCATGGCGCAGAATCATTAAAGCCGATGACTTTAAAGCAAATTGCTGAAGAACTTGATATTCATGAATCTACTGTTAGTCGTACGACGACAAATAAGTATGCTCAAACACCTCGAGGATTGCTAGAGCTCAAATATTTCTTTAGTAGTAGCCTTGCAAATGAGGAGAAGTCTACTGTATTTATTAAAGAGTTAATTAAGGACATGGTAAGAGATGAAGATAAACGAAAGCCTTTATCGGACCAAAAGATTGTAAAGAAATTGCTTGAGGAGCAGAATATTCATATATCTCGTCGTGCTATTGCAAAATATCGAGAAGAGTTAAATATTCCATCGTCCTCAAAAAGAAAAAGGTTTGAATAA
- a CDS encoding glutaredoxin family protein has product MLTVTFYSKENCCLCDEGLDIVEELQEEYPLTINVVDIYKDDALLEKYQIMIPVVEVDGEEVDFGILSKEKIRKRLLSLIG; this is encoded by the coding sequence ATACTAACAGTAACATTTTATTCAAAAGAAAATTGTTGTTTGTGTGATGAGGGTTTAGATATAGTTGAAGAACTACAAGAAGAATATCCATTAACAATAAATGTTGTTGATATTTATAAGGATGACGCTCTTCTGGAGAAATACCAAATCATGATTCCTGTCGTTGAAGTTGATGGAGAGGAAGTAGACTTTGGCATTTTGTCAAAAGAAAAAATAAGAAAACGTTTACTTTCGTTAATAGGTTAA
- a CDS encoding sugar-binding transcriptional regulator, with protein MRLLLDIQKKLLPDVLDIMVKRFRILQFIRLMEPIGRRSLSSSLDISERVLRSEVTFLKEQGLLNVASAGMSLSSEGKTLLLQLEEVMKELLGLKVLEQRLSETLQVDQVIVLPGNSDEFPWVKKEMGRACVAMLKKKFQENDVVAVTGGTTLASVAEMMTPESSEVTFVPARGGIGEQMENQANTISARMAQNAEGSYRLLHVPDQLSEEAYLSLISEPSVKEVIELIKASSIVIHGIGEATTMASRRGSPESIIKKIKAEKAVAEAFGYYFDKSGDIIHRERTIGLQLEDLNEEKYVIAVAGGTSKAEAISAYMNYRPSHVLITDEAAAKTLLNVRV; from the coding sequence ATGCGATTATTATTAGACATTCAGAAAAAATTATTACCAGATGTACTAGATATCATGGTGAAGAGATTTCGGATATTACAATTTATTCGACTAATGGAGCCAATCGGTCGTAGAAGCCTATCTTCTAGTTTGGATATTTCAGAACGTGTTTTGCGAAGTGAAGTTACTTTTTTGAAAGAACAAGGTTTGCTTAACGTAGCTTCAGCTGGTATGAGTCTTAGTAGCGAAGGGAAAACGTTATTACTTCAACTAGAAGAAGTAATGAAAGAACTATTAGGTTTGAAAGTTTTAGAACAACGTCTTTCGGAAACATTACAAGTAGATCAAGTGATAGTACTACCCGGTAATAGCGATGAGTTTCCATGGGTTAAGAAAGAAATGGGAAGAGCATGTGTGGCAATGTTAAAAAAGAAATTTCAAGAAAATGATGTTGTTGCGGTGACAGGCGGGACTACTCTTGCTTCGGTAGCTGAGATGATGACACCAGAAAGTAGCGAGGTAACTTTTGTACCTGCTCGTGGTGGAATCGGTGAACAAATGGAGAATCAAGCGAATACAATAAGTGCACGCATGGCTCAAAATGCGGAGGGGAGTTATCGTCTCCTTCATGTACCAGACCAATTGAGTGAAGAAGCATACTTATCATTAATTTCTGAGCCATCAGTTAAAGAGGTTATCGAGTTAATTAAAGCCTCTAGTATCGTTATCCATGGGATAGGAGAAGCTACTACTATGGCTTCAAGAAGAGGATCGCCTGAATCAATTATAAAAAAAATAAAAGCTGAAAAAGCAGTTGCAGAAGCTTTTGGTTATTATTTTGATAAATCAGGAGATATTATTCACAGGGAACGAACGATAGGCTTACAGCTTGAAGATCTAAACGAAGAAAAATATGTAATTGCAGTTGCAGGTGGGACGTCAAAAGCAGAGGCGATTTCTGCTTATATGAATTACCGACCTAGCCATGTTCTCATAACAGATGAGGCTGCTGCAAAGACTTTATTGAATGTAAGAGTATAG
- the gap gene encoding type I glyceraldehyde-3-phosphate dehydrogenase: protein MATKVGINGFGRIGRIVFRAAMENPNVDVVAINDLTDANMLAHLLKYDSVHGTFNAEVSVNGENLVVNGQEIQVTAERNPADLKWGEFGIDVVVEATGRFTSREDASKHIDAGAKKVIISAPASNEDITIVLGVNEEKYDAASHHVISNASCTTNCLAPFAKVLNDNFGIRRGMMTTVHSYTNDQQILDLPHKDYRRARAAAESIIPTTTGAAKAVALVLPELKGKLNGGAMRVPTPNVSLVDLVVELDKDTTAEEINAKFKEAAEGPLKGILAYSELPLVSKDYNGCPMSSTVDGLSTMVMEGNMAKIISWYDNEAGYSYRVVDLVEYIAKQGL, encoded by the coding sequence ATGGCAACTAAAGTAGGTATTAATGGATTTGGACGTATTGGACGTATTGTATTTCGAGCAGCGATGGAAAACCCTAATGTAGATGTAGTGGCGATTAATGACTTAACTGATGCTAATATGTTAGCTCATTTATTAAAATATGACTCTGTTCATGGAACATTCAATGCTGAGGTATCTGTAAATGGAGAGAACTTAGTAGTTAATGGACAAGAGATTCAAGTAACAGCTGAGCGTAACCCTGCAGATTTAAAATGGGGAGAGTTTGGTATAGATGTAGTTGTAGAAGCGACAGGTCGCTTTACATCTCGTGAAGATGCTTCTAAACATATTGATGCTGGAGCTAAAAAAGTTATCATTTCAGCACCTGCTTCAAATGAAGACATTACAATTGTATTAGGTGTTAACGAAGAAAAGTATGATGCAGCGAGTCACCATGTTATTTCAAATGCATCTTGTACAACGAACTGCTTAGCACCATTTGCGAAGGTTCTTAACGATAACTTTGGTATTCGCCGCGGTATGATGACAACAGTTCACTCATACACAAATGACCAACAAATTTTAGACTTACCACATAAAGATTACCGTCGTGCTCGTGCTGCGGCTGAATCAATTATCCCTACTACGACAGGTGCAGCAAAAGCAGTTGCATTAGTATTACCTGAGTTAAAAGGGAAGCTTAACGGTGGTGCAATGCGTGTTCCGACACCGAATGTATCTCTTGTAGATTTAGTAGTTGAGTTAGATAAAGATACGACAGCAGAAGAAATTAATGCGAAATTCAAAGAAGCTGCAGAAGGTCCGTTAAAAGGAATTCTAGCTTATAGTGAATTACCTTTAGTTTCTAAAGACTACAATGGTTGCCCTATGTCTTCAACTGTTGATGGCTTATCAACAATGGTAATGGAAGGAAATATGGCAAAAATTATTTCTTGGTACGATAACGAAGCAGGCTATTCGTATCGTGTAGTAGATTTAGTTGAATATATTGCTAAACAAGGACTATAA
- a CDS encoding phosphoglycerate kinase: MNKKTVRDVELQGKKVFCRVDFNVPMSNGEVTDDTRIRAVLPTIQYLIEQGAKIILASHLGRPKGEVVEELRLDAVAKRLSDLLAKEVTKTDEAYGSEVNDSISNLNNGDVLLLENVRFYPGEEKNDEALAKEFAALADLYVNDAFGAAHRAHASTEGIAQHIPAVAGFLMEKELEVLGKALSNPERPFTAIIGGAKVKDKIGVIDNLLDKVDNLIIGGGLAYTFTKAKGYEIGKSLLEEDKIDLAKSFIEKAEKKGVKFYMPEDVVIADEFSRDATTQVVDVDSIPADWQGLDIGPKTCDTYREVILNSKLVLWNGPMGVFEYEAFANGTKSVAVALADADDAYTVIGGGDSAAAVEKFNYADSMSHISTGGGASLEFMEGKDLPGVVALNDK, translated from the coding sequence ATGAACAAGAAAACAGTTCGTGACGTAGAGCTACAAGGAAAAAAGGTTTTTTGCCGTGTGGACTTTAATGTGCCTATGAGTAATGGTGAAGTAACAGATGATACGCGTATTCGTGCGGTTCTTCCGACGATTCAATACCTGATTGAACAAGGAGCTAAGATTATTTTAGCTAGTCACCTTGGTCGTCCAAAAGGGGAAGTTGTGGAAGAATTACGTCTTGATGCGGTAGCAAAACGACTAAGTGACTTGCTAGCAAAAGAAGTAACGAAAACAGATGAAGCTTATGGTTCTGAGGTTAATGACTCTATTTCAAACTTGAACAATGGTGATGTACTTCTTTTAGAAAATGTTCGTTTCTATCCAGGAGAAGAAAAGAACGATGAAGCGTTAGCAAAGGAATTTGCAGCACTTGCGGACCTTTATGTAAATGATGCATTCGGTGCCGCTCACCGGGCGCATGCTTCGACTGAAGGGATTGCTCAGCACATTCCAGCGGTGGCAGGCTTCCTTATGGAGAAAGAACTAGAGGTACTTGGTAAGGCTCTATCAAATCCAGAGCGCCCTTTCACTGCGATTATTGGTGGAGCAAAAGTAAAGGACAAAATCGGTGTAATTGATAACCTTTTAGATAAGGTTGATAACTTAATCATCGGTGGTGGACTAGCTTATACTTTTACAAAGGCAAAAGGCTATGAAATCGGGAAATCTTTATTAGAAGAAGATAAGATTGATTTAGCTAAGTCTTTTATCGAAAAGGCTGAAAAGAAAGGTGTTAAATTCTACATGCCTGAGGATGTTGTCATAGCTGATGAATTTTCTAGAGATGCGACAACTCAAGTAGTAGATGTAGATTCAATTCCAGCTGATTGGCAAGGGCTCGATATTGGTCCAAAAACATGCGATACATATCGTGAAGTCATCCTGAATTCAAAGCTTGTACTTTGGAATGGACCTATGGGTGTATTTGAATATGAAGCTTTTGCTAATGGAACAAAATCAGTAGCAGTTGCCTTAGCTGATGCGGACGACGCTTATACTGTTATTGGTGGTGGGGATTCTGCTGCAGCTGTAGAGAAGTTCAACTATGCTGATAGCATGAGCCATATTTCTACTGGTGGAGGAGCTTCTTTAGAGTTTATGGAAGGAAAAGACCTTCCAGGTGTAGTGGCTCTTAATGATAAATAA
- the tpiA gene encoding triose-phosphate isomerase has translation MRKPIIAGNWKMNKTLQEAVSFVQEVKSTIPASTSVDSVVCSPALFLDALVKETEGTELKIGAQTMHFEESGAFTGEVSPVALQDIGVSYVIIGHSERREMFAETDETVNKKVHAAFKHSLVPIICCGETLEEREAGKTNELVKGQVEKGLEGLSEDQVKQLVIAYEPIWAIGTGKSSSSAEANETCAHIRSVVSAKFGEEAANAVRIQYGGSVKPENIAEYLGQSDIDGALVGGASLEPSSFVQLLEAEK, from the coding sequence ATGCGTAAACCAATTATTGCTGGAAACTGGAAAATGAACAAAACGTTACAGGAGGCTGTATCATTCGTTCAGGAAGTAAAATCAACAATTCCAGCTTCTACTAGTGTTGATTCAGTTGTTTGTTCTCCTGCATTATTTTTAGATGCATTAGTAAAAGAAACAGAAGGAACAGAATTGAAAATTGGTGCACAAACGATGCACTTTGAAGAAAGTGGGGCATTTACGGGAGAAGTAAGTCCTGTTGCTCTACAAGATATCGGTGTTTCTTATGTCATCATTGGTCATTCAGAGCGTCGTGAAATGTTTGCTGAGACTGATGAGACAGTAAATAAAAAGGTTCATGCTGCATTTAAACATTCTTTAGTACCAATTATATGTTGCGGTGAAACGTTAGAAGAGCGTGAAGCGGGTAAAACAAATGAGTTAGTAAAAGGACAAGTTGAAAAAGGTCTTGAGGGCTTATCTGAAGACCAAGTAAAACAGCTTGTGATTGCTTATGAGCCAATTTGGGCTATCGGTACAGGAAAGTCTTCGTCTTCAGCGGAAGCAAATGAAACGTGTGCACATATTCGTTCAGTTGTATCAGCTAAGTTTGGTGAGGAAGCAGCAAATGCTGTTCGCATTCAATACGGTGGAAGTGTAAAACCTGAGAATATTGCCGAGTATTTAGGTCAGTCAGATATTGACGGTGCTCTTGTTGGTGGAGCAAGTCTTGAGCCTAGTTCGTTCGTACAGCTATTGGAGGCAGAAAAATGA
- the gpmI gene encoding 2,3-bisphosphoglycerate-independent phosphoglycerate mutase: MSQKPVAMIILDGFALRDETKGNAVALAKKPNFDRYWDKYPHTTLKASGEAVGLPKGQMGNSEVGHLNIGAGRIVYQSLTRVNMSIREGEFFENETFLNAIRHVNEKDSSLHLYGLLSDGGVHSHIEHLFALLELAKKENVKQVYIHGFLDGRDVGPTSAEVYIRDLQNKIDELGIGKIASIHGRYYAMDRDRRWDRVEKSYRAMAYGDGPTYKSGLEVLEDSYNNEIHDEFVVPSVITDEGGNPVGNIEDNDAIIFFNFRPDRAIQMSQVFTNEDFRGFDRGDKHPRDLHYVCLTHFSETVQGYVAFQPTNLDNTLGEVVSQQGYKQLRIAETEKYPHVTFFFSGGREEKFPGEERILIDSPKVATYDLQPEMSAYEVTDALVAEIEADKHDVIVLNFANPDMVGHSGMVEPTVKAVEVTDECLGRVVDAIVAKGGAAIITADHGNADEVLTVDDKPMTAHTTNPVPVIVTKEGLELREDGILADLSPTLLSLLGAEQPKEMTGKTLVK, translated from the coding sequence ATGAGTCAAAAGCCAGTCGCAATGATCATACTTGATGGGTTTGCCCTTCGAGATGAAACAAAGGGGAATGCAGTTGCACTAGCCAAAAAGCCGAACTTCGATAGGTATTGGGATAAATACCCACATACGACGTTAAAAGCATCAGGCGAAGCAGTTGGTCTACCAAAGGGACAAATGGGGAATTCGGAGGTTGGGCATCTTAACATTGGTGCTGGCCGTATTGTTTACCAAAGCTTAACTAGAGTGAATATGTCTATTCGTGAAGGTGAGTTTTTTGAGAATGAAACGTTCCTAAATGCGATACGACATGTAAATGAGAAGGATAGTAGTCTTCATTTATATGGACTGTTATCAGATGGTGGTGTACACAGTCATATTGAGCATTTATTTGCTTTACTTGAGTTAGCGAAAAAAGAAAATGTAAAGCAAGTATATATTCATGGCTTTTTAGATGGTCGTGATGTAGGTCCGACTTCAGCTGAAGTTTATATTCGTGATTTACAGAATAAAATTGACGAATTAGGTATCGGTAAAATTGCATCGATTCATGGTCGCTACTATGCAATGGACCGTGACAGACGTTGGGATCGTGTTGAAAAATCCTATCGTGCAATGGCCTATGGAGATGGTCCTACATATAAAAGTGGACTAGAAGTTCTAGAAGACTCTTATAATAATGAAATTCACGATGAGTTTGTTGTTCCGTCAGTAATCACAGATGAAGGTGGAAACCCAGTAGGGAATATTGAGGACAATGATGCAATCATATTCTTTAACTTCCGACCGGACAGAGCAATCCAAATGTCACAGGTATTCACAAATGAAGACTTTCGTGGCTTTGATCGTGGAGACAAGCATCCTAGAGACCTTCACTATGTGTGCCTGACACATTTTAGTGAAACAGTTCAAGGGTACGTAGCATTCCAACCAACAAATTTAGATAATACATTAGGAGAAGTTGTCTCTCAGCAAGGCTATAAGCAATTACGGATTGCAGAGACAGAAAAATATCCTCATGTGACATTCTTTTTTAGTGGAGGACGTGAAGAGAAGTTTCCTGGTGAAGAGAGAATTTTAATTGATTCACCAAAGGTAGCAACTTACGACCTTCAGCCAGAAATGAGTGCTTATGAGGTAACAGATGCGTTAGTTGCAGAAATTGAAGCAGACAAGCATGATGTTATTGTTCTTAATTTTGCTAATCCGGATATGGTCGGTCATTCAGGTATGGTTGAACCAACAGTCAAAGCAGTTGAAGTAACAGATGAATGCTTAGGTAGAGTTGTTGATGCCATTGTGGCAAAAGGTGGAGCTGCTATTATTACTGCCGACCATGGAAATGCGGATGAGGTATTGACTGTTGATGATAAGCCAATGACGGCACATACGACAAATCCAGTTCCTGTGATTGTAACAAAAGAAGGCTTAGAATTAAGAGAAGACGGAATTCTTGCAGATTTATCACCGACATTGCTGTCACTTTTAGGTGCTGAGCAACCGAAGGAAATGACAGGGAAGACGTTGGTGAAGTAA
- the eno gene encoding phosphopyruvate hydratase translates to MTIIADVYAREVLDSRGNPTVEVEVHLESGAMGRALVPSGASTGEYEAVELRDGGDRYMGKGVLKAVEHVNEDIAPELVGFDALDQVGIDQLLIELDGTSNKEKLGANAILGVSMAVAHAAADALDLPLYVYLGGFNAKQLPVPMMNILNGGEHADNNVDIQEFMVMPVGAENFSEALRMGTEIFHNLKAVLKGKGYNTAVGDEGGFAPNLASNEEALQTIMEAIEKAGYKPGEQIMLAMDAAASEMYEDGKYHLKGEGVVKTSQEMVEYYTNLVSKYPIISIEDGLDENDWDGWKKLTDALGDKVQLVGDDLFVTNTAKLSEGIEKGIGNSILIKVNQIGTLTETFDAIEMAKRAGYTAVISHRSGETEDATIADIAVATNAGQIKTGAPSRTDRVAKYNQLLRIEDGLATIGQYGGRKAFYNLNKCN, encoded by the coding sequence ATGACGATTATTGCTGATGTGTATGCACGTGAAGTCTTAGACTCTCGTGGTAATCCAACAGTTGAAGTAGAAGTTCATCTAGAGTCTGGAGCTATGGGTCGTGCGTTAGTTCCAAGTGGTGCTTCTACAGGCGAATACGAAGCTGTTGAGCTTCGTGACGGTGGAGACCGTTATATGGGGAAAGGTGTTCTTAAAGCAGTTGAGCATGTGAACGAAGACATTGCTCCTGAGTTAGTTGGTTTTGATGCTCTTGACCAAGTTGGGATCGACCAATTACTTATTGAATTAGATGGAACTAGTAACAAAGAAAAATTAGGTGCTAATGCAATCCTTGGAGTTTCTATGGCGGTTGCACATGCTGCTGCAGATGCTTTAGATTTACCATTATACGTTTATCTTGGCGGATTCAATGCAAAACAATTACCAGTACCAATGATGAACATCTTAAATGGTGGAGAGCATGCTGATAACAACGTGGACATTCAAGAGTTCATGGTTATGCCAGTAGGAGCTGAAAACTTCAGTGAGGCTCTTCGTATGGGTACTGAAATTTTCCACAACCTTAAAGCTGTTCTTAAAGGAAAAGGCTACAACACGGCTGTAGGTGATGAAGGTGGTTTCGCGCCGAACTTAGCTTCAAATGAAGAAGCTCTTCAAACAATCATGGAAGCCATTGAAAAAGCAGGGTACAAGCCTGGTGAACAAATTATGCTTGCAATGGATGCAGCTGCTTCTGAAATGTATGAAGACGGTAAGTACCACTTAAAAGGAGAAGGTGTAGTAAAAACTTCTCAAGAAATGGTGGAATACTATACTAATTTAGTTTCTAAGTACCCAATCATCTCAATTGAAGATGGACTTGACGAAAACGACTGGGATGGATGGAAGAAGCTTACGGATGCACTAGGTGATAAAGTACAGCTTGTAGGTGACGACTTATTCGTAACAAACACTGCAAAGCTTTCTGAAGGTATTGAAAAAGGAATTGGTAACTCAATTCTTATCAAAGTTAACCAAATCGGTACATTAACTGAAACATTTGATGCGATTGAAATGGCAAAACGTGCAGGTTACACAGCGGTTATCTCTCACCGTTCAGGTGAAACAGAAGATGCTACAATTGCTGATATTGCCGTAGCAACAAACGCAGGACAAATCAAAACAGGTGCACCTTCACGTACTGACCGTGTAGCAAAATACAACCAATTACTACGTATTGAAGATGGTTTAGCTACAATTGGTCAATATGGGGGACGTAAAGCGTTTTATAACCTTAATAAGTGCAATTAA
- the secG gene encoding preprotein translocase subunit SecG — MQTLAFVLLIVVSIALIVVVLLQSGRSAGLSGAISGGAEQIIGKQKARGIDAFLSKATVVLGVLFFLLTIAVAYLI, encoded by the coding sequence GTGCAAACATTAGCTTTTGTACTATTAATTGTTGTATCAATCGCTTTAATCGTAGTTGTCTTACTTCAATCTGGACGTAGTGCTGGTCTTTCTGGGGCTATCTCTGGTGGAGCAGAGCAAATAATCGGTAAGCAAAAAGCACGTGGTATTGATGCGTTTTTAAGTAAAGCGACAGTTGTTCTTGGGGTGTTGTTTTTCTTACTAACAATTGCAGTTGCGTATCTTATCTAA
- a CDS encoding alpha/beta hydrolase, giving the protein MKIVAPKPFTFEGGKRAVLLLHGFTGNTADVRMLGRFLQERGYTCHAPLYKGHGVPPEELLMAGPEDWWEDVRQGYELLKDEGYEEIAVCGLSLGGVFSLKVGYTLPVKGIVPMCAPAITKAEGLKYQGIVDYAQDYKKREQKSEEQIKAEMEKFKETPMESLKDLKNLIEDVRENLDYIYNPVFVIQARHDETIDSESANIIYDNVESEKKEIKWYEESTHVITLGKEKEQLHEDVYQFLESLEWTV; this is encoded by the coding sequence ATGAAAATAGTAGCACCGAAGCCGTTTACATTTGAAGGAGGCAAACGAGCTGTTCTATTGTTACATGGCTTTACAGGCAATACAGCGGATGTACGAATGCTCGGACGTTTTTTACAAGAGAGAGGGTATACGTGTCATGCTCCATTGTACAAAGGTCATGGGGTTCCACCGGAGGAATTACTTATGGCTGGGCCAGAGGATTGGTGGGAAGATGTACGTCAAGGGTACGAGCTTTTGAAAGATGAAGGATATGAAGAGATTGCCGTTTGCGGTTTATCTCTTGGAGGGGTATTTTCCTTAAAAGTAGGATACACTTTACCTGTAAAGGGAATTGTCCCAATGTGTGCACCGGCTATTACGAAGGCTGAGGGCTTGAAGTATCAAGGGATTGTAGACTACGCTCAAGATTACAAAAAACGAGAGCAAAAGTCTGAGGAACAAATTAAAGCTGAAATGGAAAAATTTAAAGAAACACCAATGGAATCTCTGAAGGACTTGAAAAACTTAATAGAAGATGTTCGTGAAAATCTAGATTATATTTATAATCCTGTATTCGTCATACAAGCGAGACACGATGAAACAATAGATAGTGAAAGTGCTAATATTATTTATGACAATGTCGAGAGTGAAAAGAAAGAAATCAAATGGTACGAGGAATCAACACATGTCATTACACTAGGCAAAGAAAAAGAACAGCTACATGAAGACGTGTATCAGTTCTTAGAAAGTCTAGAGTGGACAGTTTGA